A region of Vibrio chagasii DNA encodes the following proteins:
- a CDS encoding TRAP transporter small permease — protein sequence MFLLKNIEEILASIAISITVLVVIVNVVLRYGFGFVVPWSEELSVICFIWAVYLGISSCYKHKLHMGVDVVVAMLPEKAKIPFRLCVSVFLLALNILMAVLSYQYLMLSNKVTPVMGVSYFVINGVLLLCFSLMAIHTVRFIANDVASLKRSSK from the coding sequence TTGTTTTTATTGAAAAATATTGAAGAAATCCTCGCTTCTATCGCTATTTCGATCACCGTTTTGGTTGTTATCGTTAACGTCGTGTTGCGTTATGGATTTGGCTTTGTTGTTCCGTGGAGTGAAGAGCTGTCGGTTATTTGCTTCATTTGGGCTGTCTACTTAGGGATTAGCTCCTGTTACAAACACAAGCTTCACATGGGTGTGGATGTGGTGGTTGCCATGCTGCCAGAAAAAGCAAAAATCCCATTTAGATTGTGTGTTTCCGTTTTCCTACTGGCTCTGAACATTTTAATGGCGGTTCTGAGTTATCAATATCTCATGTTATCTAACAAGGTAACGCCGGTCATGGGCGTATCATATTTTGTTATCAATGGCGTGTTGTTGCTTTGTTTCTCATTGATGGCGATCCACACCGTTCGATTTATCGCGAACGATGTCGCTTCTCTAAAGCGCTCTTCTAAGTAG